From a region of the Paenibacillus lutimineralis genome:
- a CDS encoding bifunctional homocysteine S-methyltransferase/methylenetetrahydrofolate reductase: MRPDLRQTWKNEVLIGDGAMGTYLHQLGFSVGISYEEMNLTRPDVIQDVHRRYIDAGARLIETNTFSANFYKLSKFGLEDQVADINRAAARIARQAAGPDIFVAGAVGTIRGGKRVNVTDQELVKYFDEQMTALLTEDVDALILETFYDLREMRLALGRARHLTPLPIICQFAVDQLGRTLDGYSIEEAFGILQAEGADVLGFNCHSGPKGIMSVMERLNGPLNMPLSVFPNAGLADYVDGEYVYGATPAYFGECAVSFSDLGSRLIGGCCGTTPEHIAATARALADYNPASLTEGRSLPTVLESIQVLERELDNGDNNRADNTPNIVDLVEERHTVIVELDPPRDLDTSKFMAGAKALKEAGVDALTLADNSLAVTRMSNMALGSRVQSEIGLRPLIHIACRDRNLIGTQSHLMGFDALGIDHVLAVTGDPARFGDLPGASSVYDLTSFEIIRMIKQLNEGTAFSGKPLKHRANFVIGAAFNPNVKYLNKAVERLEKKIASGADYIMTQPVYDPELIVAIREATAHLDIPIFLGIMPLASGKNAEYLHNEVPGITLPESVRKRMEGLQGAEGRAIGVEIAKELLDTAMQHFNGIYLMTPFMFYEMTVALTNYVHEKSMHRASHLSRS, translated from the coding sequence ATGAGGCCAGATCTGCGTCAAACGTGGAAAAATGAAGTTTTAATCGGCGATGGAGCTATGGGTACCTACCTGCACCAGTTGGGCTTTTCCGTCGGCATTTCCTATGAGGAGATGAATTTGACTCGCCCGGACGTGATTCAAGATGTGCACCGCCGCTATATTGATGCAGGTGCTAGATTAATAGAGACGAATACGTTCTCCGCGAATTTCTATAAATTATCCAAGTTTGGTCTGGAGGACCAGGTAGCGGATATTAACCGCGCTGCAGCACGCATTGCTAGACAGGCGGCCGGTCCTGACATATTTGTCGCTGGCGCTGTGGGGACGATTCGTGGTGGCAAGCGCGTCAATGTGACCGACCAGGAATTGGTCAAATACTTCGACGAGCAGATGACTGCCTTACTGACGGAGGATGTAGATGCGCTCATTCTGGAGACCTTCTACGATCTGAGAGAGATGCGACTTGCACTTGGACGCGCTCGCCATCTGACCCCATTGCCGATCATTTGTCAGTTTGCCGTTGATCAATTGGGAAGAACGTTAGATGGCTACTCTATTGAGGAAGCTTTCGGAATTCTCCAGGCGGAGGGGGCCGATGTACTTGGCTTCAACTGTCATTCCGGACCAAAGGGCATTATGAGCGTTATGGAGAGATTGAATGGTCCGCTGAATATGCCGTTGTCCGTATTTCCGAACGCAGGTTTGGCGGATTACGTAGATGGAGAATATGTATATGGGGCTACTCCTGCATATTTTGGTGAATGTGCAGTGTCGTTTTCCGATTTGGGATCACGCTTGATCGGGGGATGCTGCGGCACTACTCCGGAACATATCGCAGCTACGGCTAGAGCGCTGGCCGACTATAATCCAGCTTCATTAACAGAAGGTCGCTCGCTTCCAACAGTCCTTGAATCGATTCAGGTACTTGAACGTGAACTGGATAATGGAGACAATAACCGGGCGGACAATACTCCGAATATCGTAGATCTGGTAGAAGAACGACATACGGTTATCGTGGAGCTGGATCCTCCACGGGATCTGGATACAAGCAAGTTCATGGCCGGGGCAAAAGCTCTAAAAGAAGCGGGAGTCGATGCCTTGACACTGGCTGATAATTCTCTGGCTGTCACAAGGATGAGCAATATGGCGCTTGGCTCACGCGTACAATCTGAGATTGGACTACGGCCGCTTATTCATATCGCCTGCCGTGATCGCAATCTGATCGGTACACAGTCACATTTGATGGGATTCGATGCCCTCGGCATTGATCATGTTCTGGCCGTGACGGGTGATCCAGCTCGCTTTGGGGATTTGCCAGGAGCCAGCTCGGTTTACGACCTCACCTCCTTTGAGATTATCCGCATGATCAAGCAGTTAAATGAAGGTACTGCGTTCTCGGGCAAGCCGCTTAAGCATCGCGCCAACTTTGTGATCGGCGCTGCTTTTAACCCGAATGTGAAGTATCTGAACAAAGCTGTAGAGCGGCTTGAGAAGAAAATCGCTTCAGGTGCGGATTACATTATGACCCAACCGGTCTATGATCCTGAACTGATCGTAGCGATCCGTGAGGCGACCGCTCATCTCGACATTCCGATCTTCCTTGGTATTATGCCGCTGGCAAGCGGTAAGAACGCTGAGTACCTGCATAACGAGGTTCCAGGCATTACGCTGCCTGAGTCCGTACGCAAGCGGATGGAGGGGCTTCAGGGGGCAGAGGGTCGTGCTATAGGCGTAGAGATTGCCAAGGAACTGCTTGATACAGCAATGCAGCATTTTAACGGCATTTATTTGATGACTCCTTTCATGTTCTATGAAATGACTGTAGCTTTGACAAATTATGTTCATGAGAAGTCGATGCACCGGGCTTCCCACTTGTCTCGTTCATAA
- the remA gene encoding extracellular matrix/biofilm regulator RemA has protein sequence MAAIKLINIGFGNIVSANRIISIVSPESAPIKRIIQEARDRHMLIDATYGRRTRAVIITDSDHVILSAVQPETVAHRLSTKDDDNDE, from the coding sequence ATGGCAGCAATTAAACTTATTAACATTGGCTTTGGTAATATCGTATCAGCGAACCGAATCATTTCAATCGTGAGTCCTGAGTCTGCCCCAATCAAGCGGATTATTCAGGAGGCAAGAGACCGCCATATGCTGATCGATGCGACCTATGGACGTCGTACGCGTGCGGTAATTATTACCGACAGTGATCATGTCATATTGTCGGCGGTGCAGCCGGAGACGGTTGCTCATCGCTTATCCACCAAAGATGATGACAACGACGAGTAA
- a CDS encoding YicC/YloC family endoribonuclease: protein MSHSMTGYGGSARYYGGYNIQFEIKSVNHRYSEVVLRMPREWTCYEDKLRRLVQEHVKRGRIDVFISKERDDDSSLPFVLNRPVIEAYIQANEELKLHYGIDSSLTAKDLLTLPDAVIAPDPLLDGTVTDDQWESVLIEGLEEALDGLIAMREQEGLHLVSDLEQRVSRLQEIHADIVRLAPEVVVDYRNRLKGRLAELLEGAFDEQRFAMEVAVFADRSNIDEELIRLKSHFEQCRGLLQSEGPVGRKLDFLIQEMNRETNTIGSKANHLALVNRVVEMKAELEKIREQAANLE, encoded by the coding sequence ATGTCTCACAGTATGACTGGGTACGGTGGTTCCGCCAGATATTATGGCGGTTATAACATTCAATTTGAGATTAAGTCTGTCAATCATCGGTATTCCGAGGTTGTACTTCGGATGCCCCGAGAGTGGACTTGCTACGAGGATAAGCTGCGGCGGTTAGTTCAGGAGCATGTGAAGCGTGGCAGGATTGACGTATTCATAAGCAAGGAACGGGATGATGACAGTTCCTTGCCTTTTGTACTGAACCGTCCGGTTATTGAGGCTTATATACAGGCGAATGAAGAGCTGAAGCTGCATTACGGCATTGACTCTTCACTCACCGCTAAGGATTTGCTCACGCTGCCTGATGCTGTGATCGCTCCGGATCCATTGCTGGACGGAACTGTCACGGACGATCAGTGGGAGTCGGTTCTTATTGAAGGCCTTGAAGAAGCGCTGGATGGGCTTATCGCTATGCGAGAGCAAGAAGGGCTTCATCTGGTCTCTGACTTAGAGCAGCGTGTATCCAGGTTGCAGGAGATCCACGCCGACATCGTCAGATTGGCGCCAGAAGTAGTAGTGGACTACCGTAATCGGCTCAAAGGGCGACTCGCCGAACTGTTGGAGGGGGCTTTTGATGAACAGAGATTCGCGATGGAGGTCGCCGTGTTTGCGGATCGTTCCAATATCGACGAAGAGCTAATTAGATTGAAGAGTCACTTCGAGCAGTGCCGCGGATTATTGCAATCGGAAGGGCCGGTTGGACGGAAGCTGGATTTTTTGATACAGGAAATGAACCGGGAGACGAATACGATTGGTTCCAAGGCCAATCACCTGGCTCTGGTCAACCGTGTAGTCGAGATGAAAGCAGAACTGGAGAAAATTCGTGAACAAGCGGCCAATCTCGAATAG
- the rpoZ gene encoding DNA-directed RNA polymerase subunit omega, with protein sequence MLYPSIDKMLGIVGSKYSLVVAASRRARQLREGSKSDLEQPRSHKQVGIALEEIYGGVVKLKPEVEEPATIEK encoded by the coding sequence ATGCTATATCCATCCATTGACAAGATGCTAGGCATCGTTGGTAGCAAGTATTCCCTAGTCGTAGCTGCTTCCCGTAGAGCTAGACAACTTAGAGAGGGCTCCAAGAGCGATCTTGAGCAGCCAAGATCCCATAAGCAAGTCGGTATCGCCTTAGAGGAAATTTACGGCGGTGTCGTCAAGCTTAAACCGGAAGTTGAAGAACCTGCAACAATCGAGAAATAA
- the coaBC gene encoding bifunctional phosphopantothenoylcysteine decarboxylase/phosphopantothenate--cysteine ligase CoaBC produces the protein MLNGKKILLGVTGGIAAFKAASLCSMLVKQGAEVRVIMTESATKFISELTLQALSKNAVYTDTFDEKKPEAIAHIELADWADLVLVAPITANMIGKMAVGIGDDMLSTTLLAVTAPIMLAPAMNVHMYTHPAVSRNMAELRSRGVHMIEPGVGLLACGYTGKGRMEEPEAIVEEVNQFFKRQSKRADLPLAGKKVVVTAGGTIERIDPVRYITNDSSGKMGFAVAKAAQELGADVTLVVARTQVAPPLNINTVYVESAMEMYEAVANVWQDTDILVKAAAVADYRPKSPAQHKIKKSGDALQLELVKNIDILQTLGQQKTSQFLIGFAAETENLEQYAMDKLQRKNCDLLIANDVTQAGAGFGIDTNIVNIYDAQGLVKSLPMMTKEEMGLHIMELAAERLAGVGK, from the coding sequence ATGTTAAACGGCAAAAAAATATTGCTTGGCGTTACAGGGGGAATCGCTGCATTCAAGGCGGCTTCGCTCTGTAGTATGCTTGTGAAGCAAGGGGCGGAAGTTCGCGTCATTATGACCGAATCGGCTACGAAATTCATTAGCGAGCTGACCTTACAGGCCTTATCCAAAAATGCTGTATACACGGATACCTTTGATGAGAAGAAGCCGGAGGCAATCGCCCATATTGAACTGGCAGACTGGGCTGATCTGGTGCTTGTTGCCCCGATTACGGCGAATATGATCGGCAAAATGGCTGTGGGCATCGGAGACGATATGTTGTCGACAACTCTACTGGCTGTCACCGCACCGATTATGCTTGCTCCAGCGATGAATGTTCATATGTATACTCATCCGGCCGTATCAAGGAATATGGCAGAGCTTAGATCGCGAGGCGTTCATATGATTGAGCCGGGCGTTGGACTACTGGCCTGCGGATATACGGGTAAGGGGAGAATGGAAGAGCCCGAAGCGATTGTAGAAGAAGTGAATCAATTCTTTAAGCGTCAGTCTAAGCGGGCTGATCTTCCACTTGCCGGTAAGAAAGTTGTCGTAACCGCAGGAGGAACCATCGAACGTATTGACCCAGTCCGGTATATTACGAATGATTCTTCAGGTAAGATGGGATTTGCTGTCGCCAAGGCTGCACAAGAGCTAGGCGCTGACGTTACCCTTGTCGTCGCCCGTACGCAGGTGGCCCCTCCACTTAACATCAATACGGTATATGTAGAATCGGCTATGGAGATGTATGAGGCCGTTGCTAACGTATGGCAAGACACGGATATTTTAGTGAAGGCAGCTGCCGTAGCGGATTATCGACCGAAGAGTCCGGCTCAGCACAAAATTAAGAAATCGGGGGATGCTCTACAGCTGGAACTCGTTAAAAATATTGATATTCTGCAGACGCTAGGTCAACAGAAGACATCGCAGTTCCTGATTGGATTTGCAGCTGAGACGGAGAATCTGGAGCAGTATGCCATGGATAAGCTACAGCGTAAGAACTGTGATCTATTGATTGCCAATGATGTAACCCAGGCAGGAGCGGGCTTTGGCATCGATACGAATATTGTGAACATCTATGATGCACAGGGTCTTGTGAAGTCGCTGCCTATGATGACTAAGGAGGAGATGGGTCTCCATATTATGGAGCTCGCTGCGGAACGACTGGCGGGAGTTGGAAAATGA
- the gmk gene encoding guanylate kinase codes for MAKGLLIVLSGPSGVGKGTVCNELRARMPKLVYSVSATTRHPRLGEENGVNYFFKSREQFMEMIEKDQLLEYAEYVGNYYGTPRDFVEETLESGRDIILEIEVQGALKVKEKFPEGVFVFLLPPSLDELKDRIQGRGTENQATIDHRMSVAADEMRLLEQYDYAVVNDEIDHACRRIEAIITAEHCKVRKPADI; via the coding sequence ATGGCTAAAGGTTTATTAATCGTATTATCAGGGCCGTCCGGTGTAGGTAAAGGGACGGTCTGCAATGAGTTGCGGGCTAGAATGCCTAAGCTCGTATATTCCGTGTCTGCCACGACGCGCCATCCGCGCCTCGGGGAAGAGAACGGGGTTAATTATTTCTTCAAGTCCCGCGAGCAATTTATGGAGATGATCGAGAAGGATCAATTGCTCGAATATGCGGAATATGTAGGGAATTATTATGGTACTCCACGTGATTTCGTTGAGGAGACGCTTGAGAGCGGCCGCGATATTATTCTTGAAATCGAGGTACAGGGCGCGCTCAAGGTGAAGGAGAAATTTCCGGAGGGTGTGTTTGTATTTCTACTTCCTCCTTCCTTGGATGAATTGAAGGATCGCATTCAAGGGCGGGGAACAGAGAATCAGGCGACGATCGACCATCGGATGTCGGTTGCGGCTGATGAGATGAGATTGCTGGAACAATATGACTACGCCGTAGTTAATGATGAGATTGATCATGCCTGCAGAAGGATTGAGGCCATCATTACGGCAGAGCATTGCAAAGTAAGAAAACCTGCCGATATCTAA
- the dapF gene encoding diaminopimelate epimerase, with amino-acid sequence MEFTKMHGLGNDFLVFYREQELPQNVSDLAIKWCNRYFGVGADGLVFILPSDQADFKMRIINSDGTEAEQCGNAIRCVSKYVYEAGHTEKLRMTFETLGAGVQEVLLKVVDGDVKNVRVDMGEPILEGTKIPTTLEGETVMGQPIESNGQWFNFTAVSMGNPHCVIYVDDAPHFELETWGPQLETHPYFPRKTNVEFATVTSPERIEMRVWERGAGPTLACGSGACATLVSSVLNGYTQRKAWVGLKGGDLYIEWNPSDNHVYMTGPAEIVYQGEIE; translated from the coding sequence ATGGAATTTACGAAAATGCATGGTCTGGGTAATGATTTTCTGGTGTTCTACAGAGAGCAGGAATTGCCGCAGAATGTCTCGGATTTGGCTATAAAATGGTGCAACCGATATTTCGGTGTGGGAGCGGACGGTCTGGTGTTTATTTTGCCGTCTGATCAAGCCGACTTTAAGATGAGAATTATTAATTCTGACGGTACAGAGGCTGAACAATGCGGAAATGCAATCCGCTGTGTCTCCAAATACGTCTACGAGGCAGGTCATACAGAGAAGCTGCGGATGACGTTCGAGACGCTTGGCGCCGGCGTCCAGGAGGTTCTTCTCAAGGTAGTAGATGGAGACGTTAAGAACGTTCGGGTTGATATGGGCGAGCCGATTCTGGAAGGAACTAAGATTCCGACGACGCTGGAAGGTGAGACTGTTATGGGACAGCCGATTGAAAGTAATGGGCAGTGGTTCAACTTTACAGCCGTATCGATGGGCAATCCTCATTGCGTCATTTATGTGGACGATGCGCCGCATTTTGAATTGGAGACATGGGGGCCACAGCTGGAGACACATCCGTACTTCCCAAGGAAGACGAATGTAGAATTTGCCACCGTGACCTCGCCTGAGCGGATCGAGATGAGGGTATGGGAACGCGGCGCGGGTCCAACCCTGGCCTGCGGCAGCGGCGCATGTGCGACTTTGGTATCCTCCGTACTCAATGGGTACACGCAACGCAAAGCCTGGGTTGGTTTGAAGGGCGGCGATCTCTATATTGAATGGAACCCTAGCGATAACCATGTGTATATGACTGGACCTGCAGAGATCGTATATCAAGGTGAAATTGAATAA